The genomic stretch AAATGTGGACCGCCACTCTGACCCGTATTACCACTTAACCCAATCACCTCGCCAGCCACGACTTGATCCCCTTGTTGAACCAAAACACCGTCATATCTCAGGTGAAAGTACCTAGCAACGGTGCCGTCGCTATGTTTAATAAATACATAATTTTCTTTTAAATCTTCGCTGTTACCATCTTTAAAACTGGCTTGGATGCTCACTACCTCACCGTTTCTAGACGCAAGTACTTTTGTGCCAATCGGCATCACAAAGTCGATTGCATAAGAACCAACCCCTTGGTTTGCGCCGCGGTAATGCTCCGTTGTGGCATAGATATCCCAGGCTGTACCCACTTCGTAAGGCAATATATAGAGCGAAGTAGCTTGAGGTGGAAATACCGCACAATCGATTTCAGGCGCTGCACTCGCGCTCAGTGAAGCGGCCAATAAAGCCGCTGGAACTAGACACTTTTTCATTGGATATCCTTACTTTAAACATAAGTCGTAGTCTCGATTAGATTGGTTTAAATGAAGGTGAGAAATTTTTAGTAGAAGCCAAAAAAGAAATCGGATCACTTCATCCATTCTGTGGAATGTGGGCTGCCTTGTTCGCTTCTTGCACGATTAAGACAGTAGGTAATGAGCGAGAAGCCGATCTCGGGTTTTATATAATGAAATATTCGTGGTTTGATACGCTTTGTTTTTAAACTTGCTAAAGCGTTGGTACAGGTCTTGAACTGTGTATGTCTGCACTTTTCAATAACTGACCACTAATATTTGCAGTATTTAGACTGTAACGGTGCGCTCGCAATTCTGTTCGAACAGTGTCCAATAATGGTGATT from Pseudoalteromonas xiamenensis encodes the following:
- a CDS encoding M23 family metallopeptidase, translating into MKKCLVPAALLAASLSASAAPEIDCAVFPPQATSLYILPYEVGTAWDIYATTEHYRGANQGVGSYAIDFVMPIGTKVLASRNGEVVSIQASFKDGNSEDLKENYVFIKHSDGTVARYFHLRYDGVLVQQGDQVVAGEVIGLSGNTGQSGGPHLHFDVQRCGPNLPPHYNRLPCGQTVPLTFKNTTEHSCGLTTGKKYTALQFNE